A window of the Candidatus Zixiibacteriota bacterium genome harbors these coding sequences:
- a CDS encoding circadian clock KaiB family protein translates to MNKYLLRLYVTGRTPGSLEAIKSIRNLCENHLGGRYEMAVIDAHEQPLLAETEKVVATPTLIRYLPPPERRVVGDLSDAEAVLDALGFKRNRSRSGHGMRACKSTE, encoded by the coding sequence ATGAACAAGTATTTGCTCAGGCTCTATGTCACGGGGAGAACGCCGGGGTCGCTGGAGGCGATTAAGAGTATTCGAAACTTGTGCGAGAATCACCTCGGTGGGAGATATGAAATGGCTGTTATAGATGCACATGAACAGCCCCTATTGGCTGAGACTGAGAAGGTAGTGGCGACGCCGACTCTGATCAGGTATCTGCCACCGCCAGAGCGACGCGTGGTCGGAGACCTTTCCGACGCCGAGGCTGTCCTGGATGCGCTCGGTTTCAAGCGAAACAGATCAAGATCCGGTCATGGTATGCGAGCATGCAAATCAACTGAGTGA